The following nucleotide sequence is from Pseudonocardia sp. C8.
CCGACGGCGAGCGCGCCTGGCGCGAGCACGTCCGCCGGTTCGTCGCCGAGCACGTCACCCCGTACGTGGCCGACTGGTTCGAGCGCGCGCACCTGCCCCGCGAGCTGATTCCCGAGCTCGGCCGGGCCGGCCTGCTCGGCGCCCACCTGCACGGGCCGGGCTGCACGGGCCGCAGTGCCGTCGAGTACGGGCTGGCCGCGGCCGAGCTGGAGGCCGCCGACTCCGGGATCCGGACGATCGTCAGCGTCCAGGGATCGCTCGCGATGACCGCGATCGACCGCTTCGGCACCGACGCGCAGAAGGAGGCGTGGCTGCCCGGCATGGCCGCCGGCGAGCTCGTCGGCTGCTTCGCCCTCACCGAGCCCGAGGCCGGCAGCGACCCGGCGAGCATGCAGACCCGCGCCGAGCCGGACGGCGACGGCTGGGTGCTGCACGGCGCCAAGCGCTGGATCGGTCTGGCCACCGTCGCCGACGTCGCCGTCGTCTGGGCCCGCACCGCCGAGGGCATCCGCGGCTTCCTGGTCCCCACCGCGACACCCGGGTTCACCGCGACCCCGATCGAGCCGAAGCTGGGCCTGCGCACCTCCGTGCAGGCCGACGTCGTGCTCGACGCGGTCCGGCTGCCCGGCGACGCGCTGCTGCCCGGGGCGACCGGCCTGCGCGGCCCGTTCACCTGCCTCGACGAGGCCCGGTACGGGATCATGTGGGGTGCCATGGGCGCCGCCCGCGACGCCTGGACCGTCGCGCGCGACCATGCGCTGGCCCGGCACCAGTTCGGCAGCCTGGTGGCGGCGTTCCAGCTCACCCAGCAGAAGCTCGTCGACGCCGCCCTGGAACTGCAGAAGGGCATGATGATCGCGCTGCGCACCGGCCGGCTCAAGGACGCCGGCAGCCTGCGGCCGGAGCAGATCTCGGTGGGCAAGCTGAACAACGTCCGCGAGGCGATCGACATCTGCCGCGCGGCGCGGACCGTGCTCGGCGGCAACGGGATGAGCGCGGAGCACTCACCGCTGCGGCACGCGACCAACCTGGAGGCGGTGCGCACCTACGAGGGCACCGACGAGATCCACACCCTGATCCTGGGCCGGGCGCTCACCGGGATCCCGGCCTTCACCGCGGGCGGTGCCCGATGACGGGGACCGACGGCCGGACGTGCTCGGAGGAGGAGCCGATGTACACCTACGACCCCGCCCCCTTCCGGGAGTGGTTCGAGCGCGACTTCACCTACCTGGCCGGGTTCCGGCGCACCGTGCGCCGGTTCGGCCGGCGCACCGCGATGGTCGACCCGGACACCGGCGTCGCGGAGACCTACGCCGAGCTCGGCGACCGGGTCGACGCGCTGGCCCGCGGGCTGCGCGCGGCCGGTGTCCGTCCCGGCGACGTCGTGACCCATCAGCTCTACAACTCAGCCGACTTCGCCCGGCTCTACCTGGCCACCCAGGCGGCCGGCGCGGTCGGCTCGCCGGTCAACTTCCGGCTGGCCGCCGGGGAGGTCGCGCACGTCCTCGACGACAGCCTGCCGCGGGTGTTCGTCTACGACACCGAGCTGACCGCGACCGTCCGGGACGCGCTGGAGATCGCCACCCACCGCCCCGAGCTCGTCGTCGCCTCCGGTGGGGACGACCCGTTGCCCGGAGCCGTCCGGATCGCCGAGCTGGAACGGACCGGCGTCGACGCTCGGCCCGCCGACGCCGCTCCCGGCGACCCGCTGCCCGATCCCGGGCGCACCGCGTACGACGAGACCACCCGGCTGTACATCTCCGGCACCACCGGCCTGCCCAAGGGCGTCCCGCTGAACAGCATGGTCGAGGTGTTCAGCGCCCACGACGTGATCATGCACTTCCCGCTGGGGCCGGAGGACCGCACGCTGAACATGACGCCGTGGTTCCACCGGGGCGGGTTGTACTCGGGCGGGCCCAACCCGGTGTTCTACGTCGGCGCCGGCCTGGTGCCGCTGCGCACGTTCGACCCCCACCGCGTCCTCGACCTGGTCGGCGAGCACGGCCTCACCTACCTGATCGGGGCGCCGACCAACCTGGAGATGCTGGCGCGGGCCCAGGCCGACCGGCCGCGGGACCTGTCGTCGCTGCGCGGGATCGTGACGATGGGTGCCCCGCTGGAGCGCGAGGCCTGCCTGCGCTACCAGCAGGTGCTCACCCCGCGGATCTTCAACGGGTACGGGACCACCGAGACGTTCTGGAACACGTTCCTGCGACCCGACGACCTGCCCGAGCACGCCGGGTCCGCGGGTCGGGCCTGCACCGACGACGACGTCCGGGTGGTCCGCATCGACGACGCCGGCCACTCCGATCCGGACTCGGTGGTCGCCCGGGACGGCACCGAGGTCGGCGAGGTCGTCGTGCGCAGCCCGAAGTGCGGCTACGCCTACAGCGGCGACGTCGACCAGTCCAGGTTCGCCGGCGGCTGGGTCCGGCTCGGTGACCTCGCCACCTGGGACTCCGACGAGTTCGTCACCATCGTCGGCCGCAAGGACGACATGCTCGTCTCCGGCGGCGAGAACGTGCACCCTCCCCTGACCGCGACCGGCAAGAAGATCCACTACAAGGCGGCCGAGCAGGCCGCCGACGACGACGCCCGAGGCCTGTTCGAGCCCACGGGTGCCCACCGGTGAAGGAGACGACGATGACCCTCGACCCGAACGCCTACTCCCAGCTGCTGTTCGAGCGCCGCGACGACGGCGTCCTGCTGATCACGATCAACAACCCGGCCAAGTACAACGCGGCCGACGAGCAGCTGCACGGCGAGCTGGCCCGGGTGTGGAACGACGTCTCCCGGGACCCCGGGACCCGGGTCGCGGTGATCACCGGGGCCGGGAAGGCGTTCTCCGCGGGCGGTGACCTGGGCATGGTCGAGCGGATGGCCGGGGACCACGAGCGCGTCTCGCACATGCTCACCGAGATGAGCGACCTCGTCTACAACATCATCAACTGCGAGAAGCCGGTCGTGTCCGCGATCAACGGCGTCGCCGTCGGTGCGGGTGTCGTGGTGGCGCTGCTGGCCGACATCGCAATCTGCGCCGAGGACGCCAAGCTCGGCGACGGCCACGTCAAGCTCGGCGTCTCGGCCGGCGACCACGCCGCGATCATCTGGCCGCTGCTGGCCGGGATGGCGAAGGCCCGCTACTACCTGCTCACCGGCGAGATGCTCACCGGCGCCGAGGCCGAGCGGCTCGGCATGGTCGCCAAGGCGCTGCCCCGCGACCAGGTCCTCGACGAGGCGCTGCGGGTCGCGCACCTGCTCGGCACCGGCTCGCAGCAGGCGATCCGGCTCACCAAGCGCTCGCTGAACAGCTGGCTGCGCAGCGCCGGGCCGACCTTCGACCAGTCCGCCGCCTACGAGATGCTCTGCTTCATGGGCCCGGACGTCGTCGAGGGCGCCGCCGCGCTGCGGGAGAAGCGGGCACCGGACTTCCCCTCGGCCCGCGGCTGACGGCCGGCGTCGCGCACGCAGTGAGATTGCGTGAACTGTGACGATTCAGATCTTGTTTGAATCGGGTGATCCCGGGAAAGAATCGGCTGACCGCGCACGTCCGACGGAGGGGGTGCGCCGCGGAAGGAGCCCTGGGACGTGAGCGTTGTGAGCACCCCGACACCGACGAGCGCCGTGATGGCCGTCGTCCGCGTCGAGGCCCCGGCGGGGGTGGATGCGCACACCGTCGAGGCCGAGCTGACCCGGGCCCTGCACGCGCACGAGAAGCGGCCGATGAGCGTCGAGCTGTCCCTGGCCGACGGCACCGGCCCGTGGCCCCGCCGCGGCCCGGCGCGGTACGCGTTCGTCGCCGTGCTCACCCTGGCCGGGCGCACCGTCCCCGACCGGCTGGCGTGCCAGGTCGAGAAGATCGCCCGGAAGGCGATCCGGCGCCGGTTCGGCCGCCCCGCCGACGCGCAGGTACGCACCGAGCTGTCCGACGCCGAGGCCGGCGCCTACTGGTACAGCCTGCGCGGCACCCCGCACCGGCCCGGCTGACGCGAACCGCGGACCGGCTACGCCGAGAACGCGGCGACGAACGCGTCCAGCGCGGCGCCCGGGTCGGCCGCGGCCCACCCCTCCAGGCCGACGACGCCGTCGTAGCCCAGCTCGCGCAGCGCGGCCGCGACCGCCGGGTAGTGGATCTCCCCCGTGCCCGGCTCGCAGCGGCCGGGCACGTCGGCCACCTGGATCTCCCCCACGTACGGCAGCGACTCCCGGACGAGCTCGATCAGGTTCCCCTCGCCGATCTGGGCGTGGTACAGGTCGAGGTTCATCCGCAGGTGCGGGCTGCCGACCGCACGGACGAGTGCGCGGGTGTCGCGGGCGAGCGCGAACGGTGTCCCCGGGTGGTCGACGGGCAGGTTGAGGTTCTCCAGGGTGAACACCCGACCGGCCCGCTCCCCCAGCTCCGCGACCCGCCGCAGGGTGTCGGCCGCGGTCAGCCACATGTCCGGGGTGACCACCTCGACCGGGTGGACGGGCAGCCCGCCCGGGCCGAGCCCGGTGCCGTGCAGGTTGAGGCTCGGGCAGTCGAGCCGCTCGGCCACCGCGAGCGACTTCTCGGCCGACGCGAGCAGCGCGGCGACCCCGTCCGGTGTCACCAGGTCCCCGGTGAGGTAGCCGGTCATCGACACGATGTCCGCGCCGGCGCCGGCCAGCGCGTCGACGTCCTTCGTGGACCAGTCCCAGATCTCCACCTGCAGCCCGCGCGCGGCGATCCGCCGGACCCGGTCGGTGAACGGCAGGTCCAGGTACAGCATCTCCGCGCTGGCGGCGAGGGTGTAGCTCACGGTGCGAGCTCCCTTCCCCGGCCGGCACCGAAGTGCTTCTCCACCAGCGCGACGGCCTTCCCCCGCTGCCGGACGCTGATCTCCTCGGCGTGCTCCTCCCAGCCGAACACGCAGCTGGACAGGACCCCGTCGAACCCGGAGGCGGCGAGCGCGGCGAAGACCTCGTCGAAGTCGACCTCGCCACGCCCGATCTCGGCGTGCTGGTGCACCCGCACGGTCGAACCGGGCGGGTTCACGATGTAGCGCAGCCCGTTCGAGGCGGTGTGGTCGAGGGTGTCGGCGAGGTGGACGTAGGCGAGCTTGTCGCCGGCCGCGCCGATGATCCCGGTGGCGTCGTCGCCCTGGTGGAACGTGTGCGGGGTGCAGTAGAGGAAGTCGATCCAGTCCGCGTTGAGGCCGCGGACGAGGTTCAGCGCGGCGTGCCCGTCCTCGACGAAGTCGTCCGGGTGCGGCTCGAGCACGAGCCGCACGCCCTCCCGCTCGAACTCCGGCGCGAGCTCCTCGAGCGAGCGCAGGAACTGGCTCTCGGCGTGCTCCGGGGACTCCGGGCGGCCGTTGAACTCGGAGTTCATCACGTCGACGCCGAGGTCCACGGTCATCCGGATGGCCCGCTTCCAGGCGCGGACCGCGGCCTGGCGCTCGTCCTCCCCGGGCCCGGACCAGCGCAGCACCGGCAGCACCGACGCGATCCCGACCCCGGCATCGGCGGCCCGCTTGCGGAGCGCGGCGACCGTGGCGTCGTCGGCGCGCGGGTACCGGAAGAACGGGATGAAGTCGTCCTTCGGGGAGATCTCCATCCAGGCGTAGCCCATCCGGGCGACGACGTCGGGCAGCTCCAGCACCGAGTGCGTCGCGTAGAACATCTGCGGATCGAGAGCGAGTTTCACGGCTTCTCCCCCAGGCGGACCTCGACGCGCTTCCCGCTGGTCACGGCCTCGACCCCGGCGGCGCAGACGGCGACGGCGGCGTAGCCGTCCCACGCGCCCGGCCCGGTGACGGTCCCCTGGGCCGCGGCGTCGACGAACGCCTGCATCTGCGTGTCGTAGGCCTGTCCGAACCGGACGACGAAGTCCGGGGACAGCTCGCCGCCGCAGCGGCCGTCCCGGCGCAGCACCAGGCCCTGGTCCAGCCCGATCGTCGCCATGCCGCACTCGGCGACGAGCTCGGTGCGGACCTCGTAGGCCACTCCGGTGCGGACGAACGACTCGACGTCGACCAGCCGGCCGGACTCGGTCTCGAACAGCACCAGCATCGGGTCGGCGTTCCCGGCCGGCGACGACGACGTCGCCCCCGGCTTCAGCGCGGTGACCGCGACGATCTCCTCGCCGAGCAGGAACCGGGTGCTGTCGACCTCGTGCACCACCGAGTCGGCCATCGCGAACACCGAGGTGAAGTGCTCCGGCACCGCGGGGTTGCGGTGCACGCAGTGCAGCAGCAGCGGGTTGCCGAGCTCTCCGGACTCGACCAGCGCGCGCAGCCGGGCGTACTCGTGGTCGAAGCGGCGCATGAAGCCGACCTGGATCAGCCTGCGGCCGAGCGCGGCCTCGGCCTGCACGACGGCCAGCGCGCTCGGCTCGTCCATCGTCAGCGGCTTCTCGCAGAGCACCGGCTTGCCGGCCTCCAGGCAGGCGAGCACCTGCTTCTCGTGCGCGAACCCGGGGCTGGCGACGACGACGGCGTCCACGTCGGACGCGCCGATGGCCGCGATCGGGTCGGGCTCGACCCGGGCCCCGACGCCGGCCGCGACCTCGGCCCCGCGATCGGCGTCGGCATCGCTGACGACCGTCACCCGCGCCCCGCGGACCCGCTTCGACAGCGAGTCCACATGGAACGCACCCATCTTGCCGACGCCGATCACGGCGACACGCAGTTCGGACATCTCCGTGCTCCTTCCTCAGCCGCGCGGGCGGCCGATCTCGACGGCGCCGTTCCCGCAGCCGCCGAGGTAGGTGTGGGTGCGCCGGGCGATCGGCAGCGGGTCCTCCGGCGCGCAGGGGTACATGTCCTGCTCGACGATCGCGTAGACGTCCCGGCCCAGCCCGGCCACGGCGTCGAGCAGCGGCTCCATCTCGGGGACGCCACGCGGCGGCTCGCACATCACCCCGCGCCGGACCGCCTCGGGGAAGGTCAGGTCCTCGGCCTCGACCTCGTCGAGCACCGCCGGGTCGACCTGCTTGAGGTGCAGGTAGCCGATCCGCTCCGGGTAGCGGCGGATGAGCTCCAGGTTGTCCCCGCGGTAGTAGGACACGTGCCCGGTGTCCAGGCAGAGGTTCACGTGGCGCGGGTCGGTGTCGGCGAGGAAGCGCTCGATGTCGCGCTGGTAGCCGACGTGCGAGTCGGCGTGGCTGTGGAACTGCACGTGCAGGCCGTACTCCTCGAGGATCCGGCGGCCCAGCTCGTCCATCCCGGTGGTCAGGTTGCGCCACTGCTCCGGGCTCAGCTCCGGGCTCTCCAGCGCGGCCCCGGTCTTGTGGTCGCGCCACGGTTCCGGGATCACGATGATGTGCCCGCCGCCGACGGCCCGGGTCAGCGCGGCGACGTCGGTCACCTGCTTCCAGACGTCCGCCCAGGAGTCCGGGCGGTGCAGGTGCTCGAACACGGTGCCGGCGCTGACCCGCAGGCCGTGCCGCTCCAGCTGGTCGGACAGCTCGTTCGGGTCGGTGGGCAGGTAGCCGTAGGGGCCGATCTCGATCCAGTCGTACCCGGCGGCCGCGACCTCGGCGAGGAACCGGTCGGCCGGGGTCTGCTCCGGGTCGGACGGGAACCACACCCCCCACGAGTCGGGGGCGGAACCGATTCTGATCTTGGGTGTGACCACGTCGTCATCTCTTCCGAACGTCGGTGCGGGCACAGTCGAGGCCCAGCGATCTAGAGCGCTCTAGTAGCGTCTGACCGGGTACTATCCTGACTTGATCGCACTATGTCAAGACAAAGATTCGAGGAGGCGGGGTGCGCGGCAGGCCGACCATGAGCGACGTCGCCGCCCGCGCCGGGGTGTCCCGCGCACTGGTGTCGCTCGTGTTCCGGGACCGGCCGGGGGCGTCGGCGAGCACCCGCGCCCGGGTGCTCGCCGCGGCGGCCGAGATCGGCTACCGGCCGGACGGCGCGGCCCGGCTGCTGGCCCGGGGCCGCAGCCGCACCGTCGGTGTGGTGACGACCGTGGGTGAGCCGTACGAGGCCGGCCTGCTGGAGTCGATCTACGACGAGGCCGGGCGGCTCGGCTACGACGTCCTGCTGTCCGCACGCACCGCCACCCACCCCGAGGCCGACGCCGTCGGGGAGCTGCTGGCGCACCGCTGCGAGGCGCTGGTGCTGCTCGGCCCGCACCTGGACGACGCCGTCCTCGCCGACCTCGGCCGGCGGGCCGCGGTGGCCGTGGTCGGCCGGGCGGCACCGTGCACCGGAACCGGGTCCGCGACCGTCGACGCCCTGCGCACCGCCGACGACGACGGCCTCCGGCAGGCGGTCGACCACCTCGTCGGGCTCGGGCACCGGGTGATCGTGCACGTCGACGGTGGTGACGGGCCGAACGCCGCCGTCCGCCGCGACGGCTACCGGGCCGCGATGACCGCGCACGGCCTGGCCGACCACATCCGGGTCCTGCCGGGCGGCTACGACGAACGGGCCGGGATCGCCGCGGCCCGCACTTTGCTGGCCGACCCGGCACCGCCCAGCGCGGTCGTCGCGGCGAACGACCGGTGTGCGCTCGCGCTGCTGGACACGCTGCGCCGGTCCGGTGTGGACGTCCCGGGCCGGGTGTCGGTCGTCGGCTACAACGACGACCGGCTGGCCGGGCTGGCCCACATCGACCTCACAACGGTCCGGCAGGACGCCGACGCGCTGGCCCGCGGGGCCGTGCGGGCCGTCGCGGCCCGGCTCGACGACGGGGGCACCGCCCCGGCCGACCGGTTGCTCCCGCCGCACCTGGTCGTCCGGGGAACGACGGGCCCGCCACCGGAGGTGGTCGCGGTCAGCCGTGCGCCGTCCCGGCGGTGAGGGTGAGCTCGAAGGCGTAGCGGGCCGGCCGGTAGAGGTGTGCGCCGTACTCGACCGCGGTGCCGGTGCCGTCCCACGCGGTGCGGACCATGGTCAGCACCGGCGCACCCCTGGCCTCACCGAGCAGCTGCGCCTCGGCCCGGGTCGCCGCCCGCGCCCCGACCACCTGGCGGGCCCGGCAGGGCGCGTGCCCGGCGTCGCGGAGCAGGTCGTAGAGCCCGCGCGCGGCGAGGTCCTCGGCACGCAGCGCGAGCACGTCGACCGGCACGCAGTTGGTCATCAGTGCCAGCGGCTCACCGTCGGCGAGCCGGAGCCGCTCGAAGCGGGCGACGACGGTGCCGAACGGGACCCCCAGCGCCGACGCGACGGCGTCCCCGGCCGGGCCCACCTCGAACGAGCGCAACCGCGTGGCCGGCACCCGGCCGGCGCGGGCGAGGTCGTCGTGCAGGCTGGTCAGCTCCACTGGGCGTTCGACGCGGCGCGGCAGGACCCGGGTCCCCGCCCCGCGCTTGCGGGCCAGGACCCCCTGTTCGACCAGGTAGGAGACGGCGCGGCG
It contains:
- a CDS encoding acyl-CoA dehydrogenase family protein, with product MEPSAAPHDLLDLDDLLSDGERAWREHVRRFVAEHVTPYVADWFERAHLPRELIPELGRAGLLGAHLHGPGCTGRSAVEYGLAAAELEAADSGIRTIVSVQGSLAMTAIDRFGTDAQKEAWLPGMAAGELVGCFALTEPEAGSDPASMQTRAEPDGDGWVLHGAKRWIGLATVADVAVVWARTAEGIRGFLVPTATPGFTATPIEPKLGLRTSVQADVVLDAVRLPGDALLPGATGLRGPFTCLDEARYGIMWGAMGAARDAWTVARDHALARHQFGSLVAAFQLTQQKLVDAALELQKGMMIALRTGRLKDAGSLRPEQISVGKLNNVREAIDICRAARTVLGGNGMSAEHSPLRHATNLEAVRTYEGTDEIHTLILGRALTGIPAFTAGGAR
- a CDS encoding class I adenylate-forming enzyme family protein, which translates into the protein MYTYDPAPFREWFERDFTYLAGFRRTVRRFGRRTAMVDPDTGVAETYAELGDRVDALARGLRAAGVRPGDVVTHQLYNSADFARLYLATQAAGAVGSPVNFRLAAGEVAHVLDDSLPRVFVYDTELTATVRDALEIATHRPELVVASGGDDPLPGAVRIAELERTGVDARPADAAPGDPLPDPGRTAYDETTRLYISGTTGLPKGVPLNSMVEVFSAHDVIMHFPLGPEDRTLNMTPWFHRGGLYSGGPNPVFYVGAGLVPLRTFDPHRVLDLVGEHGLTYLIGAPTNLEMLARAQADRPRDLSSLRGIVTMGAPLEREACLRYQQVLTPRIFNGYGTTETFWNTFLRPDDLPEHAGSAGRACTDDDVRVVRIDDAGHSDPDSVVARDGTEVGEVVVRSPKCGYAYSGDVDQSRFAGGWVRLGDLATWDSDEFVTIVGRKDDMLVSGGENVHPPLTATGKKIHYKAAEQAADDDARGLFEPTGAHR
- a CDS encoding enoyl-CoA hydratase/isomerase family protein — protein: MTLDPNAYSQLLFERRDDGVLLITINNPAKYNAADEQLHGELARVWNDVSRDPGTRVAVITGAGKAFSAGGDLGMVERMAGDHERVSHMLTEMSDLVYNIINCEKPVVSAINGVAVGAGVVVALLADIAICAEDAKLGDGHVKLGVSAGDHAAIIWPLLAGMAKARYYLLTGEMLTGAEAERLGMVAKALPRDQVLDEALRVAHLLGTGSQQAIRLTKRSLNSWLRSAGPTFDQSAAYEMLCFMGPDVVEGAAALREKRAPDFPSARG
- a CDS encoding TIM barrel protein yields the protein MSYTLAASAEMLYLDLPFTDRVRRIAARGLQVEIWDWSTKDVDALAGAGADIVSMTGYLTGDLVTPDGVAALLASAEKSLAVAERLDCPSLNLHGTGLGPGGLPVHPVEVVTPDMWLTAADTLRRVAELGERAGRVFTLENLNLPVDHPGTPFALARDTRALVRAVGSPHLRMNLDLYHAQIGEGNLIELVRESLPYVGEIQVADVPGRCEPGTGEIHYPAVAAALRELGYDGVVGLEGWAAADPGAALDAFVAAFSA
- a CDS encoding sugar phosphate isomerase/epimerase, whose amino-acid sequence is MKLALDPQMFYATHSVLELPDVVARMGYAWMEISPKDDFIPFFRYPRADDATVAALRKRAADAGVGIASVLPVLRWSGPGEDERQAAVRAWKRAIRMTVDLGVDVMNSEFNGRPESPEHAESQFLRSLEELAPEFEREGVRLVLEPHPDDFVEDGHAALNLVRGLNADWIDFLYCTPHTFHQGDDATGIIGAAGDKLAYVHLADTLDHTASNGLRYIVNPPGSTVRVHQHAEIGRGEVDFDEVFAALAASGFDGVLSSCVFGWEEHAEEISVRQRGKAVALVEKHFGAGRGRELAP
- a CDS encoding Gfo/Idh/MocA family protein, whose translation is MSELRVAVIGVGKMGAFHVDSLSKRVRGARVTVVSDADADRGAEVAAGVGARVEPDPIAAIGASDVDAVVVASPGFAHEKQVLACLEAGKPVLCEKPLTMDEPSALAVVQAEAALGRRLIQVGFMRRFDHEYARLRALVESGELGNPLLLHCVHRNPAVPEHFTSVFAMADSVVHEVDSTRFLLGEEIVAVTALKPGATSSSPAGNADPMLVLFETESGRLVDVESFVRTGVAYEVRTELVAECGMATIGLDQGLVLRRDGRCGGELSPDFVVRFGQAYDTQMQAFVDAAAQGTVTGPGAWDGYAAVAVCAAGVEAVTSGKRVEVRLGEKP
- a CDS encoding sugar phosphate isomerase/epimerase family protein, producing the protein MWFPSDPEQTPADRFLAEVAAAGYDWIEIGPYGYLPTDPNELSDQLERHGLRVSAGTVFEHLHRPDSWADVWKQVTDVAALTRAVGGGHIIVIPEPWRDHKTGAALESPELSPEQWRNLTTGMDELGRRILEEYGLHVQFHSHADSHVGYQRDIERFLADTDPRHVNLCLDTGHVSYYRGDNLELIRRYPERIGYLHLKQVDPAVLDEVEAEDLTFPEAVRRGVMCEPPRGVPEMEPLLDAVAGLGRDVYAIVEQDMYPCAPEDPLPIARRTHTYLGGCGNGAVEIGRPRG
- a CDS encoding LacI family DNA-binding transcriptional regulator, translated to MRGRPTMSDVAARAGVSRALVSLVFRDRPGASASTRARVLAAAAEIGYRPDGAARLLARGRSRTVGVVTTVGEPYEAGLLESIYDEAGRLGYDVLLSARTATHPEADAVGELLAHRCEALVLLGPHLDDAVLADLGRRAAVAVVGRAAPCTGTGSATVDALRTADDDGLRQAVDHLVGLGHRVIVHVDGGDGPNAAVRRDGYRAAMTAHGLADHIRVLPGGYDERAGIAAARTLLADPAPPSAVVAANDRCALALLDTLRRSGVDVPGRVSVVGYNDDRLAGLAHIDLTTVRQDADALARGAVRAVAARLDDGGTAPADRLLPPHLVVRGTTGPPPEVVAVSRAPSRR
- a CDS encoding GntR family transcriptional regulator, whose amino-acid sequence is MGDARDAGAPPRAALDRGSPVPLYFQVARRLQAMVDTGELPVGSRLPNEAELLDRLGVSRPTLRRAVSYLVEQGVLARKRGAGTRVLPRRVERPVELTSLHDDLARAGRVPATRLRSFEVGPAGDAVASALGVPFGTVVARFERLRLADGEPLALMTNCVPVDVLALRAEDLAARGLYDLLRDAGHAPCRARQVVGARAATRAEAQLLGEARGAPVLTMVRTAWDGTGTAVEYGAHLYRPARYAFELTLTAGTAHG